One genomic segment of Candidatus Marsarchaeota archaeon includes these proteins:
- a CDS encoding CoA-binding protein — translation MASADVVAERILRAFHTIAVVGCSRNEGKPSHDVPEYLQQHGYRIIPVNPNASTILGERAYASLADVKEQVDVVDVFRPATEVPKIAEEALKIGAKALWLQEGIVSEWAQRFADEHGMLFVMDRCMMKMHYRLIEGIK, via the coding sequence ATGGCAAGCGCAGACGTTGTGGCGGAGCGCATACTAAGGGCTTTCCACACTATAGCAGTAGTGGGCTGCTCCAGGAATGAGGGCAAGCCCAGCCACGACGTGCCCGAGTATCTGCAGCAGCATGGTTACAGGATAATACCTGTCAACCCGAATGCCAGCACAATACTCGGTGAGAGGGCCTATGCCAGCCTGGCGGACGTAAAAGAGCAGGTCGACGTGGTGGATGTGTTCAGGCCTGCAACAGAAGTGCCGAAAATTGCCGAGGAGGCGCTGAAGATAGGGGCCAAGGCGCTGTGGCTGCAGGAGGGCATAGTGAGCGAATGGGCGCAAAGGTTCGCTGACGAGCATGGCATGCTCTTCGTGATGGACAGGTGCATGATGAAGATGCACTACAGGCTCATCGAAGGCATTAAGTGA
- a CDS encoding ATP-binding protein has protein sequence MVENFLIGKFLTDIIPTASSASGEADLIKNFTGTVKEFFGIDSARVDTVYGSESKGSAIVEYLTNTRKAYIDNQLSKYSEFPELVAYRNQGFLSGAFLPIMAHGKVIAVLEMLSNQESKFSGDLVDSIAFGAAFLGFSLAYKVEADRNVRLAGYFDSAFGSGIPQFLVSSSNSIVKANKAAMKAFPSLASNPSIAGAIGMDFARLAQLSGGRSVTTEVSQGMVVRVSASKVSDSIIHVVAEDITYASRFMELADAIGQGSDVAVLFLDDNLAVREIFGSLGAQFADSKNALLGKSISDLLGISIADTNHGSQRPALQKAGSADMALPNGNRIMVHYALHSTPLSSLIVVANADLEKYVAGLKHGLDDFVNTTSDVVIVTDEQGYITDCNMPVEHALGYAKEELVGKNIRDLYTDTAELDKDLAYVRSGGNIDNTYVNVLKENGEVIPATHSIRQLRSGPEPSYMFLVKELWTKNLMADQAKGIRERDTQIKNLKQASDLKSQFIYNISHELKTPLTNIKGFAKLMYEGDFGELNAEQKEYVKTILDESDRLMLIITQVLDAAKLDAQKVKLEVREMNMRDIYENPSIKALEETAHNKGLSFSWNVGYDVPNIMADPNRLIQVFVNLIGNSIKFTEKGGITVQISRKSRKTIQCKVADTGIGISDEDKKKIFRKFYQAQKKNLVRPDGTGTGLGLSITRDIVSLHGGKITFESQLGRGTTFTVLLPVAKTERRKSKQQAPQPK, from the coding sequence ATGGTAGAGAACTTCCTCATAGGCAAATTCCTCACAGACATAATTCCGACGGCATCCAGCGCCAGCGGCGAGGCGGATTTGATAAAAAACTTCACCGGCACGGTCAAGGAGTTTTTCGGGATAGACAGCGCCCGCGTCGATACAGTATACGGCTCCGAGAGCAAGGGCAGCGCCATCGTGGAGTATCTCACCAACACCAGAAAGGCGTACATAGACAACCAGCTCAGCAAGTATTCCGAGTTTCCCGAGCTGGTGGCATACCGCAATCAGGGATTCCTCAGCGGCGCCTTCCTGCCCATAATGGCGCACGGCAAGGTGATAGCGGTGCTTGAGATGCTGTCTAACCAGGAGAGCAAGTTCTCGGGCGACCTCGTCGACAGCATAGCATTCGGCGCTGCGTTCCTGGGCTTCTCCCTCGCATACAAGGTCGAGGCAGACCGGAATGTAAGGCTCGCGGGCTACTTCGACTCGGCCTTCGGCTCCGGAATACCCCAGTTCCTGGTATCGTCATCGAACTCTATAGTGAAGGCAAACAAGGCGGCCATGAAGGCGTTCCCGTCTCTCGCGTCAAATCCCTCAATAGCTGGAGCCATAGGCATGGACTTCGCCAGGCTCGCCCAGCTCTCCGGGGGCAGGTCGGTGACCACGGAAGTCAGCCAGGGCATGGTGGTGCGCGTCTCGGCGTCGAAGGTCAGCGATTCAATCATTCACGTCGTAGCAGAGGACATAACATACGCCAGCAGGTTTATGGAGCTAGCAGACGCCATAGGGCAGGGAAGCGACGTAGCTGTGTTATTCCTCGATGACAATCTGGCCGTGAGGGAGATATTCGGCAGCCTGGGCGCGCAGTTCGCAGATTCCAAGAATGCGCTGCTCGGCAAGAGTATAAGCGACCTGCTCGGCATAAGTATTGCAGATACGAACCACGGCAGCCAGCGCCCCGCACTGCAGAAGGCCGGTTCGGCAGATATGGCGCTCCCTAACGGCAACAGGATAATGGTCCACTACGCGCTGCACAGCACGCCTCTCTCATCGCTCATTGTGGTGGCCAACGCAGACCTTGAGAAATACGTGGCCGGCCTGAAGCACGGCCTTGACGATTTCGTTAACACGACCTCCGACGTGGTGATCGTTACAGACGAACAGGGCTATATAACCGACTGCAACATGCCCGTGGAGCACGCGCTCGGCTATGCGAAGGAGGAGCTTGTCGGCAAGAACATAAGGGATTTGTATACCGATACGGCAGAGCTGGACAAGGACCTCGCGTATGTGCGCTCGGGAGGCAACATAGACAACACGTACGTGAACGTGCTGAAGGAGAACGGCGAAGTCATACCTGCAACTCATTCGATCAGGCAGCTGCGCAGCGGCCCTGAACCATCATACATGTTCCTGGTAAAAGAACTGTGGACGAAGAACCTTATGGCCGACCAGGCAAAGGGCATCAGGGAACGCGACACCCAGATAAAGAACCTGAAGCAGGCAAGCGACCTGAAGTCGCAGTTCATCTACAACATATCACACGAGCTGAAGACGCCGTTGACCAACATAAAGGGCTTCGCCAAGCTGATGTACGAGGGCGACTTCGGCGAACTCAATGCCGAGCAGAAGGAATACGTGAAGACCATACTGGACGAATCGGACAGGCTCATGCTCATAATAACGCAGGTGCTCGACGCAGCGAAGCTCGACGCGCAGAAGGTCAAGCTCGAGGTGCGCGAGATGAACATGCGCGACATATACGAGAACCCGAGCATAAAGGCGCTGGAGGAAACGGCGCACAACAAGGGCCTCTCGTTCAGCTGGAACGTCGGCTATGACGTGCCCAACATAATGGCCGACCCGAACAGGCTCATACAGGTATTCGTCAACCTGATAGGCAACTCGATAAAGTTCACTGAGAAGGGCGGCATAACGGTGCAGATCTCGCGGAAGAGCAGGAAGACCATACAGTGCAAGGTCGCAGATACCGGCATAGGCATAAGCGACGAGGACAAGAAGAAGATATTCAGGAAGTTCTACCAGGCCCAGAAGAAGAACCTGGTGAGGCCGGACGGCACCGGGACAGGCCTCGGGCTCTCGATAACGAGGGACATAGTGAGCCTGCATGGGGGCAAGATAACATTCGAGTCGCAGCTTGGGAGGGGCACCACGTTCACCGTGCTGCTGCCTGTGGCGAAGACCGAGCGCAGGAAGTCGAAGCAGCAGGCGCCCCAGCCTAAGTGA
- a CDS encoding cell division protein SepF has product MGKGLGLSKELNVEEYMNSEEMENVDVLNEPADFYVKPVVLKGEEDIALIEGELNKRNLILMNIAEMSKRQNTLKGMIDTLKDYISKMNGDIAMLDNEKILLTPAKVKIIKKQKPQA; this is encoded by the coding sequence ATGGGAAAAGGGCTCGGACTCTCGAAGGAGCTTAACGTCGAAGAGTACATGAATTCGGAGGAGATGGAGAACGTTGACGTGCTCAACGAGCCGGCTGATTTCTACGTAAAGCCGGTTGTGCTCAAAGGCGAGGAGGACATCGCCCTGATAGAGGGGGAGCTGAACAAGCGCAATCTCATACTCATGAACATAGCCGAGATGTCCAAGAGGCAGAACACGCTGAAGGGAATGATAGACACGCTCAAGGATTATATATCCAAGATGAACGGCGACATAGCCATGCTGGACAACGAGAAGATACTGCTCACTCCGGCAAAGGTAAAGATAATAAAGAAGCAGAAGCCACAGGCCTGA
- a CDS encoding DNA-directed RNA polymerase subunit E'': MEELACKNCRIIISHGDKCPLCGSTDLTSRWNGYVIMLNADKSDIAKKLGLKVNSVFALNVKE; this comes from the coding sequence ATGGAAGAACTAGCATGCAAAAACTGCAGGATCATAATAAGCCATGGCGACAAGTGCCCGCTGTGCGGCTCTACCGACCTCACATCGAGGTGGAACGGCTACGTGATAATGCTCAATGCCGACAAATCAGACATAGCCAAGAAGCTCGGCCTGAAGGTCAACAGCGTCTTCGCGCTGAACGTGAAGGAATAG
- a CDS encoding DNA-directed RNA polymerase: MYTMYSVKDTFKLPPEYFDKDIERVATEVLEGKYEGVIDKNMGVIIAVFNVRDISDGMIYPGDPATHHSAEFDVLAFMPKIDEIVAGEVTELVEFGAFVRIGPMDGLVHVSQITDEFLTYDKRVPAFVSKRSGKSLKKGDLVYAKISTVSIKNSVKDSKIALTMRPEGLGKLDWAAMSESRARKAKGRQGGSNRRSQR; encoded by the coding sequence ATGTACACGATGTATTCGGTCAAGGACACGTTCAAGTTACCTCCGGAGTATTTCGACAAGGACATAGAAAGGGTCGCGACAGAGGTGCTCGAGGGCAAGTACGAGGGCGTGATAGACAAGAACATGGGCGTGATAATTGCAGTGTTCAACGTCAGGGACATAAGCGACGGCATGATATACCCTGGCGATCCTGCCACGCACCACTCGGCAGAGTTCGACGTGCTGGCCTTCATGCCAAAGATCGATGAGATCGTGGCGGGCGAAGTGACGGAACTGGTGGAGTTCGGCGCGTTCGTGCGCATAGGCCCCATGGACGGCTTGGTGCACGTATCGCAGATAACGGACGAGTTCCTGACATACGACAAGCGCGTCCCCGCATTCGTTTCGAAGCGCAGCGGCAAGAGCCTGAAGAAGGGCGACCTCGTCTATGCAAAGATATCAACAGTGAGCATAAAGAACTCGGTAAAGGACTCCAAGATAGCGCTTACCATGAGGCCGGAGGGTCTTGGCAAACTGGACTGGGCTGCAATGTCGGAATCGCGGGCCCGCAAGGCGAAAGGCAGGCAGGGCGGCAGTAACAGGAGATCGCAGAGGTGA
- a CDS encoding sugar phosphate nucleotidyltransferase has translation MVDKQCILLAAGRATRLMPATIELPKAMLSVPYNGKVEPIIQVVFEGLKERYGINHFIIPIDKGTSGQIIERHFTPNNGLVEYLLAKGKDAEAGELKAFYSKLNSTKIDFIKVDEPLGTGYMLLLAESKIKNEFMVAASDTIINDLPELSGNSVALAQMQISEEEFGKKNYSTVELGKDGTITSLAVKPQSFQNPIRIVPLFTTDARIFDFIRKSDRVNGEIDVKEALRLQIESGIKYKGAIIPYDSVYDFGNVRAFTESMQRLASKQRTKSKTTA, from the coding sequence ATGGTGGACAAGCAATGCATACTGCTGGCTGCAGGCAGGGCTACGCGGCTCATGCCAGCGACCATAGAACTTCCAAAGGCCATGCTTTCTGTGCCTTACAACGGGAAGGTTGAGCCGATAATACAGGTTGTTTTTGAGGGTCTCAAGGAAAGATACGGCATCAATCATTTCATTATACCGATCGACAAGGGCACAAGCGGGCAGATAATAGAGAGGCATTTCACGCCGAACAACGGTTTGGTGGAGTACCTGCTGGCGAAGGGCAAAGACGCAGAGGCCGGCGAGCTAAAAGCCTTTTATTCGAAACTGAATTCCACAAAAATAGATTTTATCAAGGTAGATGAACCGCTGGGAACCGGCTACATGCTGCTTCTTGCCGAAAGCAAGATTAAAAACGAGTTCATGGTGGCTGCATCTGACACGATAATCAATGACCTGCCGGAACTTAGCGGCAACTCCGTAGCCCTGGCGCAGATGCAGATTAGCGAAGAGGAATTCGGCAAGAAGAACTATAGCACCGTCGAACTAGGAAAAGACGGCACGATTACCAGCCTTGCAGTAAAGCCGCAGTCGTTCCAGAATCCTATACGGATAGTGCCGCTCTTCACCACAGACGCCAGAATTTTCGATTTCATCAGGAAATCAGACAGGGTCAATGGGGAGATTGACGTCAAGGAGGCGCTCAGGCTGCAGATAGAGAGCGGCATAAAGTACAAGGGCGCCATAATCCCATACGATTCGGTCTACGATTTTGGCAATGTAAGGGCGTTCACGGAATCGATGCAACGGCTCGCTTCGAAGCAGAGGACAAAATCGAAGACGACTGCGTAA
- a CDS encoding response regulator gives MENATDYGKEVLDVINERQQIAYNELTDLMFSRGVPKDRLMSALALLEASKAIASRSSGGILTYYVLQADNALRKVLVVEDDRNINKLMALSLGKGFEISQVYDGDEAVRAVQSNRPDLVILDLMLPGRDGLDICQTIKSDPSLSNTIVILVSAMDSTSNRFKGLKYGADYYIKKPFDPVELRTLVTLFLRKKGKKFDALIDLPDEERISAEVERALKEGETYAIGTLRIDNLGAYAKRFGEHSAMVILRLTSQLLQDTVKSKSPNVFVGFLNSDEFVIAGMKDGVSAAVAEMQQEFGAVLPFILQDEGYRQIDLNVDSLFESKEVPKISLVYSETDKDSLKSRRSEVLESRGPERGNIGTYTYEELQKLLSRDNLDISITRDNNGVHIRIGKGPENEEAE, from the coding sequence ATGGAGAACGCGACCGATTACGGTAAGGAGGTGCTGGACGTCATAAACGAGCGCCAGCAGATAGCCTACAATGAGCTTACCGACCTGATGTTCAGCAGGGGGGTGCCCAAGGACAGGCTGATGTCGGCCCTTGCGCTGCTTGAGGCCAGCAAGGCGATAGCGTCAAGGAGCAGCGGAGGCATACTGACGTATTACGTGCTCCAGGCCGACAACGCGCTAAGGAAGGTGCTTGTTGTCGAGGACGACCGCAACATCAATAAGCTCATGGCTCTCTCGCTCGGAAAGGGCTTCGAGATAAGCCAGGTCTATGACGGCGACGAGGCGGTGAGGGCCGTGCAATCCAACAGACCCGACCTCGTGATACTCGACCTCATGCTGCCAGGCAGGGACGGCCTCGACATATGCCAGACGATAAAGAGCGATCCTTCGCTGAGCAACACGATAGTAATACTCGTCAGCGCCATGGACTCCACGAGCAACAGGTTCAAGGGGCTTAAGTACGGCGCGGACTACTACATAAAGAAGCCATTCGATCCGGTGGAGCTGCGCACTCTTGTAACATTGTTCCTGAGGAAGAAGGGTAAGAAGTTCGATGCGCTCATAGACCTGCCAGACGAGGAGCGCATATCGGCAGAGGTTGAGCGCGCCCTCAAGGAAGGAGAAACCTACGCGATAGGCACCCTGCGCATCGATAATCTCGGTGCATATGCGAAGAGGTTCGGCGAGCATTCCGCCATGGTCATACTCAGGCTAACATCACAGCTGCTCCAGGACACGGTGAAGAGCAAATCGCCGAACGTCTTCGTGGGCTTCCTTAACAGCGACGAGTTCGTCATAGCCGGGATGAAGGATGGCGTCTCTGCCGCAGTTGCAGAGATGCAGCAGGAGTTCGGTGCTGTGCTGCCGTTCATACTGCAGGACGAGGGCTACAGGCAGATAGACCTGAACGTAGACAGCCTTTTCGAGTCGAAGGAGGTGCCTAAGATATCGCTCGTCTACTCGGAGACAGACAAGGATAGCCTTAAGTCGCGCAGGAGCGAGGTCCTCGAGAGCCGAGGTCCAGAAAGGGGCAACATCGGCACCTACACCTACGAAGAGCTGCAGAAGCTCCTGAGCAGGGACAACCTGGACATAAGCATAACCAGGGACAACAACGGGGTCCACATACGCATTGGCAAGGGTCCTGAGAATGAAGAGGCCGAATAG
- a CDS encoding peptidylprolyl isomerase gives MAFADGDFVEIDYTASDAADGSVIATTSEQAAKSAGIYGKDMHYGPTLVVIGANAIVKGLERELRGMDVGQKKSFVLGPEDAFGNRDEQLVRVMPLSEFRTQKIDPYPGMRINLDNIAATVKSVGSGRVVVDANHPDAGKSIKYDVAVIRRLQTDKEKAEALCKTYDVTPTSVEVKGGELDMYFDNKVKKDADYFVNRASMMASAFAYLKGIEKIEVREEYLRSKPDEKQNATETEKSQE, from the coding sequence ATGGCTTTTGCGGACGGCGATTTTGTAGAGATAGATTACACGGCAAGCGACGCGGCTGATGGCAGCGTGATAGCTACTACAAGCGAGCAGGCGGCGAAGAGCGCCGGCATATACGGCAAGGACATGCATTACGGGCCTACGCTGGTTGTCATAGGGGCCAACGCGATAGTGAAGGGCCTTGAGCGGGAGCTCAGGGGCATGGATGTCGGCCAGAAGAAGAGCTTCGTGCTAGGGCCGGAAGACGCATTCGGCAACAGGGACGAGCAGCTCGTCAGGGTCATGCCGCTGTCTGAGTTCAGGACCCAGAAGATAGACCCGTATCCGGGCATGCGCATCAATCTGGACAACATAGCTGCGACTGTGAAGAGCGTCGGGTCAGGGCGCGTTGTGGTCGATGCCAACCATCCAGATGCCGGCAAGAGCATAAAATACGATGTCGCCGTGATCAGACGCCTGCAGACCGACAAGGAGAAGGCCGAGGCGCTGTGCAAGACCTACGATGTGACGCCGACTTCCGTCGAGGTGAAAGGTGGCGAGCTTGACATGTATTTTGACAACAAGGTAAAGAAGGATGCTGATTACTTCGTGAACAGGGCGAGCATGATGGCCTCGGCGTTCGCCTACCTGAAAGGGATAGAGAAGATAGAGGTCAGGGAGGAGTACCTGAGGAGCAAGCCCGACGAAAAGCAGAATGCTACTGAAACCGAGAAAAGCCAGGAATGA
- the gltX gene encoding glutamate--tRNA ligase, whose protein sequence is MLSERTKELVRKYAVKNASDYGKANEASVVNKVLSQAQDAKQNMQELRQLASRVVQEINSMSPEELRGPYANYAAEFAEEAKAKTERTAKPKMALDGAVEGAFAARYPPEPSGYMHLGHTKQIFLSQEFSKIYKGKLFLYFDDTNPKKEKQEFVDALKADLAWLGVKFDDEYYASDSIEKVYELCRRLIAESKAYACSCPPDKINKDRFSGTACEHRDTSPERNMVLFDEMLAGKYDEGKIVIRLKADMGSQNTTMRDPAIMRVVKSPHYRQGDKYKVWPAYYMNTPIMDSLHGVTDVLRDKNYEQSEELYRFILNALNMRVPNLHTFSRLRIANNITQKSEIRKLIDEGTLRGFDDPRLITIAALRRRGITPQAIREFVLKAGMSKLDTTVDMSVLLADNKRIIDQVSKRLFFVQEPVRITVRDGMPKRARLPLHPSNESLGSREYDLSDTIYISGPDAVRLRHGDMLHLKNLITIRAAKEEANSIIAEPCDAGDGVQVVQWVPEPDHMPCRVTMPLDLLDNEGRINKGSLKVVDGYVESYADKLAEHETVQFERFGFCILDRKEPLEFIFISK, encoded by the coding sequence ATGCTGAGCGAAAGGACGAAAGAGCTTGTCAGGAAGTATGCCGTAAAGAACGCGTCGGATTACGGCAAGGCGAACGAGGCGAGCGTCGTCAACAAGGTTTTGTCGCAGGCCCAGGACGCCAAGCAGAACATGCAGGAGCTCAGGCAGCTCGCGTCGCGCGTCGTGCAGGAGATAAACAGCATGAGCCCAGAGGAGCTTAGGGGACCTTATGCCAACTATGCTGCGGAGTTTGCTGAGGAGGCCAAGGCCAAGACCGAACGCACAGCCAAGCCGAAGATGGCGCTGGATGGAGCTGTTGAGGGAGCGTTCGCGGCTCGCTACCCTCCGGAGCCTAGCGGTTACATGCATCTCGGTCATACAAAGCAGATATTCCTGAGCCAGGAGTTCTCCAAAATCTACAAGGGCAAGCTGTTCCTGTATTTCGACGATACGAACCCCAAGAAAGAGAAGCAGGAGTTTGTCGATGCGCTGAAGGCGGACCTTGCCTGGCTCGGCGTTAAGTTCGACGACGAATACTACGCTAGCGACAGCATAGAAAAGGTATATGAGCTGTGCAGGCGGCTGATAGCGGAGAGCAAGGCCTATGCATGCAGCTGCCCTCCCGACAAGATAAACAAGGACAGGTTCAGCGGTACGGCGTGCGAGCACAGGGACACGTCGCCGGAGCGGAACATGGTCCTGTTCGACGAGATGCTCGCCGGCAAATACGACGAAGGCAAGATAGTGATAAGGCTGAAGGCGGACATGGGCTCGCAGAACACCACGATGCGCGACCCCGCAATAATGAGGGTGGTAAAGTCGCCGCACTACCGCCAGGGCGATAAATACAAGGTATGGCCGGCATACTACATGAACACGCCCATCATGGACTCGCTGCACGGCGTTACCGACGTGCTGCGCGACAAGAACTACGAGCAGTCGGAGGAGCTGTACAGGTTCATACTCAATGCGCTCAATATGCGCGTGCCAAACTTACATACGTTCTCGAGGCTGCGCATAGCGAACAACATAACTCAGAAGAGCGAGATCCGGAAGCTCATAGACGAAGGCACGCTCAGGGGTTTCGACGATCCGCGCCTGATAACTATAGCAGCGTTGAGGCGGCGCGGTATAACTCCGCAGGCGATACGCGAGTTTGTCCTCAAGGCAGGCATGAGCAAGCTTGACACCACGGTTGACATGTCGGTGCTGCTGGCTGACAACAAGCGCATCATTGATCAAGTATCTAAGCGCCTCTTCTTCGTGCAGGAGCCCGTCAGGATCACTGTGCGGGACGGCATGCCCAAGCGCGCCAGACTACCTCTGCATCCATCAAACGAAAGCCTGGGCTCCAGAGAATACGATCTCAGCGATACGATCTACATAAGCGGGCCCGACGCGGTCCGTCTGAGGCACGGCGACATGCTGCACCTGAAAAATCTAATTACGATACGCGCGGCCAAAGAGGAAGCGAATAGCATCATCGCAGAGCCATGCGATGCGGGCGATGGAGTGCAGGTTGTGCAGTGGGTGCCAGAGCCCGACCATATGCCGTGCAGGGTCACCATGCCCCTGGACCTTCTTGATAATGAGGGCCGCATCAACAAGGGCAGCCTGAAGGTCGTTGACGGCTATGTGGAAAGCTATGCGGACAAGCTGGCAGAGCACGAGACAGTGCAGTTCGAGCGATTCGGCTTCTGCATACTTGACAGAAAGGAGCCGTTGGAGTTCATCTTCATCTCAAAGTGA
- a CDS encoding DUF488 domain-containing protein — MLQLKRVYEKAEIRDGTRILVDRLWPRGIRRSTATVDLWMKNVAPSKELRKWFLHDPAKWQEFKKRYRAELRDSRAFLKLVEIARTTDPLTLLYAARDTKRNNAVVLMSMLKQRLENIRLHER, encoded by the coding sequence ATGCTGCAGCTCAAGCGCGTATACGAAAAGGCCGAGATAAGGGACGGCACGCGCATACTCGTCGACAGACTCTGGCCGAGGGGGATAAGGCGGAGCACTGCGACCGTAGACCTGTGGATGAAGAACGTTGCGCCGAGCAAGGAGCTCAGGAAGTGGTTCCTTCACGACCCGGCGAAATGGCAGGAGTTCAAGAAGCGCTACAGGGCGGAGCTGCGCGACAGCAGGGCCTTCCTAAAGCTCGTCGAGATTGCGCGCACCACGGATCCGCTTACGCTGCTCTACGCGGCGCGCGACACGAAGCGCAACAATGCAGTGGTGCTCATGTCGATGCTCAAGCAGCGCCTGGAAAACATTAGGCTCCACGAGCGCTAA
- a CDS encoding RNA methyltransferase, protein MLRVAMVEPEYQINLGYAARVLKNFGLKRIYLINPKCDYKGRQALKYAKHASDILEHAVVCSSIGQASKGSLLVGTTALWRKTEAGMHNVYTLEGARRLMRRSRDVTLLIGRDGTGLTREELAGCDATVFIPASDDYPTLNITHALAIMLYGLLYAEHSKAHSEIGNLYAGPRDIAVVKKLFDSFIAGKGYIRDKRSVSNAFYHMIRRSAPTKQELRTLAAAFSLRAAAASKTGKRKKG, encoded by the coding sequence ATGCTCAGGGTTGCGATGGTAGAACCGGAATACCAGATCAACCTCGGATACGCTGCAAGGGTGCTCAAGAATTTCGGCCTAAAGCGCATCTACCTGATAAACCCCAAGTGCGATTACAAGGGCAGGCAGGCCTTGAAGTACGCAAAGCACGCCAGCGACATTCTCGAGCATGCTGTCGTGTGCAGCAGCATAGGACAGGCATCTAAGGGCAGCCTGCTCGTCGGCACAACAGCATTGTGGCGGAAGACAGAGGCAGGCATGCACAACGTATACACGCTTGAGGGCGCAAGGCGCCTCATGCGCCGCTCCCGCGACGTCACATTGCTCATCGGCCGCGATGGCACGGGCCTTACCAGGGAAGAGCTGGCCGGCTGCGATGCCACCGTATTCATACCGGCTTCAGACGACTATCCTACGCTTAACATAACGCATGCCCTGGCCATCATGCTCTACGGGCTGCTATATGCGGAACACAGCAAAGCGCACAGCGAAATAGGCAATCTCTACGCCGGTCCGCGCGATATCGCTGTGGTGAAGAAGCTATTCGACTCGTTCATAGCAGGCAAGGGCTACATACGCGACAAGCGCTCCGTATCGAACGCGTTCTATCACATGATAAGGAGATCCGCGCCTACGAAGCAGGAACTGCGCACGCTCGCAGCTGCATTCTCGCTGAGAGCCGCAGCCGCAAGCAAAACAGGGAAAAGAAAAAAGGGCTGA
- a CDS encoding fibrillarin-like rRNA/tRNA 2'-O-methyltransferase: MERPRRLFDGVYMLGERLATVNLVGGAKVYNEELFREGEVEYRSWNPYRSKLSAAILNGMKHMEIKPGSSVLYLGAATGTTASHVSDIVGKKGLVYCIELSERNMRELLRVCERRPNMLPILADANNVSGYADDVGTCDALYQDVSAKEQSQILLRNSRFLKKGGYAYFAIKSQSIDVGKRPEKVFSEALESLKGAFEVIETVDIEPYDKLHLFAVLKKL; this comes from the coding sequence ATGGAGCGGCCGCGCAGGCTTTTCGACGGCGTGTATATGCTCGGCGAGAGGCTCGCCACTGTCAATCTTGTCGGCGGCGCAAAGGTTTATAACGAGGAGCTGTTCCGGGAAGGCGAAGTTGAATACAGGTCGTGGAACCCCTACAGGAGCAAGCTCTCTGCTGCGATACTCAACGGCATGAAGCACATGGAGATAAAGCCCGGGTCGAGCGTGCTGTACCTCGGCGCTGCCACAGGCACCACAGCAAGCCACGTGAGCGACATAGTAGGCAAAAAGGGCCTCGTGTACTGCATAGAGCTCTCGGAACGCAACATGCGCGAGCTGCTGCGCGTCTGCGAGCGCAGGCCTAACATGCTGCCGATACTTGCAGATGCAAATAACGTGAGCGGCTATGCAGATGATGTTGGCACGTGCGACGCACTATACCAGGACGTTTCGGCTAAGGAGCAATCGCAAATACTGCTCAGGAACAGCAGGTTCCTGAAGAAAGGCGGCTACGCCTATTTCGCAATAAAGTCGCAGAGCATAGACGTCGGAAAGCGGCCGGAGAAGGTCTTCAGCGAGGCGCTTGAAAGCCTCAAGGGCGCTTTTGAGGTGATTGAAACGGTGGACATAGAGCCGTACGACAAGCTGCACCTGTTCGCAGTGCTTAAAAAACTTTGA
- a CDS encoding HEPN domain-containing protein has product MVQVRKLFSAAVKDFETAKKHARSRNYATASILYARAAKNLLRALFISTERRTPPKNASMTYLNRRLGMATETDEIDSALADDEREELEEEAVSTREKSGDLSRKEELVRNLIGYTWTRLNGR; this is encoded by the coding sequence ATGGTGCAGGTAAGGAAGCTGTTCAGCGCAGCCGTGAAGGACTTCGAAACTGCGAAGAAGCACGCGCGAAGCAGGAACTACGCGACCGCCTCAATCCTGTACGCGAGGGCCGCAAAGAATCTCCTCAGGGCCCTGTTCATATCGACAGAACGGCGCACTCCGCCGAAGAACGCCAGCATGACGTACCTGAACCGCAGGCTCGGGATGGCGACGGAGACCGACGAGATAGACAGCGCGCTGGCTGATGACGAGCGCGAGGAGCTTGAGGAGGAAGCGGTCAGCACGAGAGAGAAGAGCGGGGATCTGTCCAGAAAGGAGGAGCTGGTAAGGAATCTGATAGGATACACATGGACGCGTCTAAACGGCCGCTGA